One Intestinimonas butyriciproducens genomic window, AGGGCTGTGTCCATCCCTGCAAGCAGAGCTTCCGAGCGGTGGTGTTGGACTGCCCGCACTTCCAGTCCCAGCGTGTGAAAAAAGGCATGGATAAGGGTGGGAAACGGGCAAAATAGTCCCCCGTGGCGGCGTTTTCAGACCATGCCCTTATGATTTCCCATCCGCGCTTTTCTCCGCGCTCCTGCGGCGAAAAAGCAGCGGTTTTCGACACTTTCCCATCCGCGCCCATAGCAAAAGCGGGGACGCGGCCTTCGGTATATCCGTTGGCTGCGTCCCCGCTTCTTTTTTGCTTATTTTTCGTCCTCGTTGGGCTTGTCCGCTTCCGCCACGCCCTGGATCACATCCGTCACCACGGCGTTGAGCTGGGCGGCGTTCTCCGCTGTGACGGCGGGCCGCCCGGTGTCCGCTTCGATAGCGCGCCGCGCGTCTCCCGCCACCTTGCCGCCGCGCCGGGCGACGATCCGGCTTTCCTCAAAGCCCTCCGGCTGGTGGGCCTTGGAAAGCTCCGTGGTCGTGGTTTCGGCCAGCATGTTCAGCACGATCTCCAATGTGCTCATGTTGTCCCGGAGGTTTTCCTTTTTGAGCCCTTTCAGGTTTTTGTATTGCCGGGTGGTCATGCCGGACCAGGCCTTTGTGATCTCGTCGGTGAGGATGGCGTATTCCCGGCCCTGCTCCACGCCCCGCGCCTGCCATTCGGCGGTGAGCTCGTTGCGGACGCGGATGGAGAGGATGCGCTGGTGGATCCAGTCGGCGTCATAGCCCTTCTTCTGGTAGGTCTCCAGTGCCCGGTCGATGGCCTGCTCCGGGTCGATGGTCTCCTCGATGCGCTCCCGGCCTACGGCGGCGAGCCAGAGCCGGAAGGGTTCAGCCTTGGGCGAGGGGATGGACTGGATGATGCGCAGGATGCCCTCGGTATTGGCGGCAAGCACCTTTCGCTTTTTGCCTGTGGAGCCGGTCATTTCTACCTGGGGACAATTTGTCCCCAGGTAGCTTGCGAGCTGTTCATCCCGCTTGCGCATTTTTTTGAGATAATCCGTGGGATTGGCGCTGTCCGACAGTGCTGCCACCACATCCACCACGGAGAAGTACCATTCTTCCTTTTCCTCGTCCCAGGCGGTACGGATCTTTCTATCTTCAAAAAGCTGGATGGAGTTATTTTCGTCCATGGGCTTTTCCCTCCTTTGATGGGCTATCCCCATTCTACCATGAAATGATGATTTTTTCTAACAGGGAACGCGATTTTTGCGGCAGCAGCAGTCGCAGGCGCTGTGGGACTGTGGGCAACGGCCAAGCCGGGCGGCGCTGTGGGAAAGCGGTTTGCCGTCCTGTGGGAAAGGCCTGTCCTTTTCCATTAGGGGGTGAATGGCTTTTCCATCGGCAAAGCGGCCGTTTTCCACATTTCCATAGCGCGGGCCTAATCCTCGGTGATGATACACGCACAGCCCGCCGTCAGCAGGCGGTACAGCGTCAGCGGCACATACCACGCCGCCACCAGCAGCCGCCAGACAAGGACGCAGCCGCCGATAAGACCGGCAAAGACGAAGTTCAGAAGGAACAGGGCGATCCCGCCGCCCAGAGAGCCGCCGCCCGGTATGATCCAGAGCCGCAGCCGCCAGATCCCAAACGGCAGCCCGCAGAGGATCCAGAGCCAGAGATAGTCCAGTTCCCCGTTCTTTACGCAGGCGGAGCGGAAGATGCAGTACAGCAGCGCGGCCGACGCCACCGGCAGGATGGTCTTGCGGAAAAAGTCTTTTAAGGCCTCGCCTCTTGTCATGGGGTTCGCCTCCTTCAAAATCGTTTGTATCTTCATTATATCTGACGTTTCGGCAAAAGCCCAGGGGAAAACGCAGATCGCGGCAAAAAGTTTGTCCCAGGGGTCATTCCAGCTCCATATCCTTCTGCCGTGCCGGCGCCTGCCGGGGCGGGGACAGGAACTCCTCCACATTCCGGCGCACGGCGGCGTAGTCCTGCTCCTCCCGCCGTGCCTTCTGACGCTCGGCGGTCAGCGCCGCCCTCCGGGCAGTGAGCGCGTCCATTTCCGCCTGCATCCGCTCTGTGGCAGGCAGCGGAACCGCGCCCAGGCGCTTGCACTCTCTGGCGGCGGCCTCAAAGAGAATGATCTCCCTCTCATAGCCCCGCAGGAACTTCTCTTTGTCCTTCGACGCCTGATAGCGGTCATAGATGGGCTTGAGCTGACGGTAGGCGGCGACGTGCTTTATTTTCAGCGTCAGCTCCTCAATCCGCGCCCCGGTCTCCCGCAGCTCCGCTTTCAGCCGGGCGGCGGAGGCGGACGCCGCCTCGCAGTGCTCTGTCAGCTCCTCCATGCTGCCGATGCCGTGTTCCGTCAGGAAGTTGCTGGTCTCGGCGATGCGTTTCAGATTCTCAATGGTCGCCCAATGGCGGTAGCCCGCGCTCTGCTGGGCCTTGATGTTGTTCTGAATATCAATGAGCAGGCTGACCCTGCCTCCGCGCTGCTTTGGTTGGCGGGAGGGTCTGGCGCGTCCGGCCATCCGTGCGGTCAGGGCGTCCTCGGCGTAGTCCGCGCCCAGGGTCTTTAGCCTTGTGAACCGCTCCTGTCCCGGTGCTCTGGCAGAAATGTACTTGCCCCGCTTGAGCGCATAGCCCTCCCGCTGCAACCGCACCAGCAGCTCCTCCAAATCATGGCAGCCGGGCAGCAGCCGGTCGATGGCGGCGCGCAGCTTCGCCTTATAGCTGGTGCCGGTCCGCTCCGCCTGATGCTCGATGTAGCTTTTTCCTTTGTCCTGGCCTGGGACGATGACGGACAGGCCGTGTTCTTTGCAAAGCCGGTCTGAGGTGCGGCGGATGAAGTGATAGCTGCGCTTGTTGGAATGGTAGTGCTTGTGATCCGCAAAGCTGACGGCATTGAAGATCAGGTGGTTATGGACGTGATCCCGGTCTATGTGGGTGGTCAGGACAAACTCATACCTGCCGCCCAGGATCTCCCTTGCCAGCTCCATGCCGATCTCATGGGCCTGCTCCGGCGTGACCTCCCCAGGCTGAAAGGCTTGGATCAGGTGGCGGCCCAGGTTCGTTCCCTTGTCGATGGCGTGGCGGCGGGTCCAGGCAAATTCGATATCCGCGGTCTCAGCGGCGCAGCCATAGGAGGATACAAGCAGTTTTCCGTCCGTCTTTTCCGGGTTGCAGATATAGTCAATGGCCGCTTTCAGCGTTGACTTGATAGGATGCGTCTTTGTAACTGCCATATCTCATCCAGCCTCTCCTGTATCTCCTGCATATCCGCTTTGTACGCGCCGCCTCCCGCGTTGATCCGCTTGGCGATCTGGTTGATGTTCCGGCCGATGGCGGACAGGGCGGCGTTCATCCGCTTGATATCCGTGGTGTCAAGCTGGATGATATACCCGTCTATCGCCATCTTCCGCAGATACGCGCCGTACCACCGTGTGGGGAGCTGCGCCATCTTTTCATCTATGAGCCGTTTTTCCTCCTCCGTCACATAGAATTTCATCTGAATATTCCGCTTTCGGTTCGCCATGGGCAGCCTCCGTTTCTCATAAGGGTCTGGGATATCCCAGCAAGCAATTTTGACTGTTCGGGCAAGGGACCTGAACAGCGCAAAATCCGCAAGCGGGTACTCGCTTGCTGTGCTTGCTGACTACTTCGTACCCCCGTATTTCCCCCTCTACCCATACTACAATCCGAACAGGGCGTTTTGGCCAGATTTTCGGAGAAATGTTTGTCTCGCGGCGAAAAAAGCCGGATTTTTTTAACCCGTTCCCGAAAAAGATACAGGGGATTCACACAAAAACCTTGAATTGCGGAGGGGTCTATGGTAAACTTATTATATCTAACTATACCCCTTTGCCGGGGCGCTGAATTGTCCGGGCTTTGGGGTGTGGCGAGGCGGCGGAGCGTCCGGCTGGAAGGGCGAGGACAGCGCTGCGCAAGACCGCTTTTTCGAGGCGTCTGAACGGAAGCGCAAAACCGGAAAGCCCTTGAAACATCTGCAAAAAAGGGGTTGACAACATGAGATTTTCCCCCATAATTAGACAGACAGACAGACAGACAGACAGACAGACAGACAGACAGACAGAGTAAGTCTGTCCTTTTCTGCTGCCCCCATATATTGTCAACAGGCGCGGCCTGCCCGAAGTGTTTTCGGACAGGGCGCGCCTTTTCGCGCTCTGACGGCAGGGGGTGACACGGGATGAAGAAGCTATTTTCCTTCCTTCGCCCCCGCACACAGGCGCGGGACCGGGAGAGCGACGGCGAGGGAAAGCCGTCCATGCCCCGGGCGGCAGCCAACAGAGCGCCGCCCGGCGTCCACGGCACGAAGGGCACGGCCTTCGCCGTGGCTCCGCTTTAGGAGGTGGGGTAGATCCGAAGGAACGCCTGCCTTTTACCCGGCGGCCGCGGGCCGGGGACAAAAACGCGGCGCACAACAAATTCTTTCTATGAAGGAGGAAGAAAAAACATGAGAAAACGAATGACCAGTCTGCTTCTGACGCTGGTGATGCTGCTCTCCCTCGTGCCCGCCATGGGCGTGACGGCGAGCGCGGAGGAGACGTGGGAAACCGTCAATTCCTATGCGGAATTGCAAACGGCAGTCAAAGCCAAGAAAGAATACATCAAACTGGGTCGAGACATTGACACCAAAGACTTCCACTACTCGGGCGGCGGTTTGGACATAGCCGATTGGCTGACTTTTGAAAACCAAACCTGTACTCTCGACTTGAACGGAAAAACCTTGTCGCTGCTGACCAGGATGGGTGATATGCCGACTTTCATGCGCGTATATGAGGGAAGCAACCTGACGATCAAGGACAGCCAAGTTGGCGGTCAAATCACGGGTGAGTTTGAAAATGCTAACGCAGGCGACAGGTATTTAATTCATATGAATAAATCCAGTTTGACACTGGAAGGCGGCACATTCCGCGCTACTGCCAAGCCTTATGGAACCAATGTCAATGTGATTGATTATTTAGAGAGTAATGTTACGATCAAAGATGGCGTGACCATCAGCCAACCGGAGCATTATGCGTATGGTGGGGGCGGCAGTGCTCTTAAAGGTCGCGGATACGCACTTTGTGAACAAGAAAGAGAATTTAATTATGGAGATAAAGTAAGCCATGTTGTCATTGACGGCGGTATCTTCGACGGCTGGGTACGGCTGATCGGATATCCAGACACCAACGGCTCTGTTCAAATCAACGGAGGCACCTTCAAGAAGGGTGTGCAAGCGCTGTATGTAGCAAAGAAGAATAATTCTGATCCTACTGTTACAGTGAACGGCGGTACCTTTGAGGACAATGTTTATTTGCAGGACTGGGATTGGAAGGAAAGCCTTTATATGCCGTACCGTTTGAATGGCGGCACCTTTAAGGGCACAGTAGACCTTCACGCAGTAAATAATATAACCGTTTATCAAAAACCGGAAAGCAACCCCAATGTTGCGCTGGGATTGAACGAGTGCTTTGGCTACAGCGCAGTTGTTACGCCTGACGGCACCTTTGCCGGTCCCGATGCAAAAACTGGTGTTTTGAAAAAGACAGGTGATTATGATTATGACATGTGGTTGGAGGGCACTGCTTCCAACCCCGTCCGAATCATCCCCAACGCATGGGGCATGAAGTCCGTTACGCTGGACGGCAACCCCATCGACTACGCCAAGGACTTCATGGGCGAAGTTAAGGAGATTACCAACGACACGGAGCATACCCTCACATTCACGTGGAAGCCTTTGGCGGACGAACTGAGGGGCGCAGGCTACAGCTACGACGCCAAGTGCGAGCGCTATGTTCCTGGCGCTACCTCTACCCCCACCAACTTTATTCTCGACGGCACCGAATACTACACCTATACCTTTCTCAAGGGCGCAGACCCGACGCTCTATTCCTTTGACCTGCACCTGAATCTGAAAAAGGGCACCAGCAACGTCGGCATCGTGAGCAACGAGCATATCGTTAGGCTGCTGGTGAGCGAAGCGCCGCCCGCGCCCCCCGCACCCGTGGCGCATAGCATCAAGATTATAAACGGCTTCGGCACGGCAAATCCCACCACGGCAATCGCCGGAGAAACCATCACCGTGAAGGCGAATGATCGCACCGCCGACAACATGATGTTCACCCGGTGGAATACGGATACCCCCGGCGTGACCTTCGCAGATGCGACCAAGCAGGAAACAACCTTTGTTATGCCGGACTGTGATGTGAAAGTGAACCCCGGATTCCAGCAGGTTTCGTTCAGAAAGCAGCCGCTCGATAGCTGGCCGCAGGTGAATCACGGCAGCAAGGCCACCGTCACCTTCTCCGCACCCATCACCAAGTGGGAGCTGAAGGAGGGCAACACCACCGTGGCCTCCAGCGGCAACCTCTTTATCAACACCGGAAACCCCATCACGGTGGATATTCCCGCGCAGAGCAGTGAGGTGGAAAAGACCTATACCGTCGTTGTGACGGCAAACGGTCAGAAGTTCTCCAGCGACGAGTTCAAGGTCAAATGGGTCAGCTGGCCGCAGGCTCCGGCGGTGGAGTTTACCCCCGCTGACGGGACGCAGTTCGTCGGGGAAATCGAAGTAATTGCTTCCGATGCCCTGTACGCCGGTGAGGAAATCTTTGAAATCGTCTATACCACAGACGGCACAGACCCCAAGGACAATACTGCGGCTACAAATGCCAACACAGACTCCGTGCATATCACGCTGACGGAGACCACCACCATCAAGGCAAGAACCTATAATGGGGACGCTGCCGCAGATGCCGAAAAGTGGGGCCCGCTGGCAACAGCTACCTTTACCAAGTATTCCGATACGACCCTGCCCAAGCCCACCATCACCCCGGAGGGCATGACCTACACCGGCAGCATCAAGGCTTATCTGACAGCCCCCGCCCTGGATGGCGTGAAGCTGGAGTATCAGCTTGTTTCCCCGGGCGAAGAGCCTGCTAGTAATCAGTGGCATGAGTATAATCCTGAGATAGGCATTGATGTATATGAATTCGGAACGATCACCCTCTATGCCCGTAGCTTTAAGGAAGTGGATATGGGAGACCATGTGGAGCATCTCACCAGTGAGAATGTATCCGCCACCTACACCCGGACTTACTCCGCCGCCATCGACAATGTGACCGTCAGCGGCAAGGTCGGTGAGACGCTGACGCAGGATGTGGTCATCCGCATGAACGGCGACCGCTTTGAGAATGTTACGGCGGGCGAAGATGTTTCCAATTGGTTTACCAATCGGCCCGCAGGTCTGACCGCTAAGGTCAAGGCGCTTTCCGAGGCGGACGGCTACCACGAAAACCTGACCGTTACCATCAGCGGTACGCCCGAGGCGGCTTCTATCGAGCCGATTGCCGTTACCATCCCCAGGGATAAGCTGTATGCAAACGGCACCGTCGATCTGACTGTCCTTTCCAACCCCAAGGCAGTCTACAACATCGGCACGGATGCAGTGCATACGCATGACTACACCGGTCAGCCGTACCTGTATCTGGACCCCGGCAATCACTATCAGGAGTGCACGGCGAACGACGGCGGCTACAACATTCAGCCTCATGCGTTCACGCCTTGGACGGATAACGGAAACGGCACACACAGCCGCCACTGCACCGTCTGCAAGATGACGGACAGCTCCACCTACACCGAAACCGCCAACCACAACTGGCAGTGGGTGGTAGACGCCCCCGCGACCCCCAATGCAGCGGGCAAGCAGCATGAGGAGTGCGTTGACTGCCACGCGAAGCGCAGTGAAAACACCGAGATCCCCATGCTGACCAGCATCATGGTGGAGCACCTGACCGTTGCCAAGCCCGTCAAGGACGCTGCTGCGGCTATGGCAACCACCACCGACAGTTCCTACACTGTGGCAAATACCGAGTGGATGGCTGCGGACGGTACGCCCCTTGCCATCGGCGGCAAGTTCCAGCCCGGTACGGTCTACACCGTGAAGATCACGCTGGAGACCGCTGGCGCAGGCGTATTCTCCGTTAAGTCCACCTACAACACCATCGAGGGCAAGACGGCCACGGTCAGCCCCAATCTGACCGGCGATAACCATGCGGACAGCGTGATCCTGACCTACACCTTTGATGCCACCGAGGGCACCTATGTTCCCACCAAGCCCGCCATCACCACCGTTGCCCTGCCGGACGGCAAGGTGGGCGATGTGTACAGCCAGACCTTGGCTGCCACCGGCACCAACCCCATCACCTGGGGCATCGAGGCCGGCACTCTGCCTGACGGCCTGACGCTGGTGGGCGACACCATCAAGGGTACGCCCTCCAAGGCCGGCGAGTTCAAGTTCACCGTCAAGGCCACCAACGGCGGCGGCTCTGACACGAAGGAGCTTACCATCAAGGTCGCCGACGCGGAGGCTGCCAAGTATCACAACGTCACCCTGACCGGCGCGGGCACCGGCGCTACCGGCGCTGGCAGCCATGCGGCAGGAACCACGGTCAACATCTACGCAGGAACCAAGTCCGGCTACACCTTCAACGGCTGGACCTCCGACGATGTGACCGTCCTCAGCGCCAGCAGCAAGAACGCCAGCTTCGTCATGCCGGATAAGGATGTCACCGTCAAGGCCAACTGGGTCTACAACGGCGGCGGCAGCAGCGGCGGCGGTTACACCTACTACACCATCAAGGCCACCGCAGGCGTGAACGGCTCCATCTCTCCCACCGGCAATGTCAGCGTCCGCGAGGGCCGGGATCAGACCTTCACCATCACCCCGAATAATGGCTACGCCGTCGCCAAGGTGCTGATCGACAGCAAGAACGTGGGCGCGGTGAAGTCCTACACCTTCGAGAATGTGAAGAAGAACCACACCATCGAGGTCGTCTTTATGAAGGCCAGCGGCAACCCCCAGACCGGCGTGTTCGTGGATGTGCCGGAGGGCAGCTACTATGAGGAAGCTGTCAACTGGGCCGTGGAAAAGGGCATCACCACCGGCACCGATGCGACCCACTTCTCCCCCGATGGCATCTGCACCCGCGCGCAGGCTGTGACCTTCCTGTGGCGCGCCGCAGGCAGCCCCGCCGCCAAGTCCGCAGTCATGCCCTTTGCCGATGTGAAGGTTGGCAGCTACTACTATGACGCGGTGCTGTGGGCCGTGGAGAACGGCATCACCAAGGGCACCAGCGACACCATGTTCAGCCCCGACGCCACCTGCTCCCGCGCGCAGATCGTCACCTTCCTGTGGCGCTCTCAGAAGTCCCCGGCAGCGGGCACGGCCAATCCCTTCACCGATGTGAAGGCAAGCGCCTACTACGCTGACGCGGTGCTGTGGGCTGTCAAGGAGGACGTCACCAAGGGCACCACCAACACCACGTTCAGCCCTGACGCCAACTGCACCCGCGCACAGATCGTCACCTTCATCTGGCGCGCCCTTGCGGAGTAAGCGCGTATGACTGAAAAGGAATGGCAGCAGATAAAGAGGCTTGACATCTCATTTGTGGTCATTGGCGGCGTTGGAACGCTGCTGATCACCGCCATGATAGTTGCTCTTTCGTACTTTGGCTGGTTTGATCAGTTCACCGACAGCGGGCTTTTATCCTCTCTGGATGAGTGGCTGGTGACGGTGCTGATCGGAGGCATTCTGCTCGTGCCATTCCTCATAGTAACGGTCTGCGGTATTCTGTTGGTGCGGTGCGATCTGCGCATCGAGCGCGAGCGCCGCAAAAAGCCGCCAGAGCCGCCGGATGAGTTCCCCAGTCTATACGAATGGCTGAATAGCAAGGCCGCTGGCAAAGACCCATAAGCGAACATTGGACAGCGCAGCGGACGGGCATCTCGCCCCGAAGCTGCGCTGTTCCTTTTTCGCTATAAGAAACATTTAGTCCGAACACACAACACTTTGAGCCATGCCGCTGCTCCAGCGCGGCAGGAGAACGCATTATGAAAAGAATCAGACGGATCATCCGACCCATGCTTTGCATGGTGGTTTTGCTCATTGCCATGACCACGGGCGTCATGGGCTGCTATCAGAAAGACCCCGATCCCATTGAAGATCCCTCCGGCACCTCCGAAGTGGAGGCGACCCCCATTTCCACCGTCAACCGGCAGACGGAGCTTGCCGACGCCAAAAGCAGGAACCCCGACGCCGTGGCGTGGCTGTATATCCCCGGCGCGGAGGTGGACGACCCCGTGATGCAGGCGGAGGACAACGGCTTTTACCTCAACCGGGACGAGCTGCGGGAGTACAGCACATGGGGCTGCTACTACGCCGACTGCCGGAACCATCTCAGCGGGCGGGACGCGCTGGATACCAACACCGTCATCTACGGCCACTCTGCCAACGACTGCGACCCGGACGGTGTGCGGTTTACCAAGCTGCACCGCTATATGGACGCGGACTTCGTGAAGGAGAACCCCTACATCTACCTTTCTGTGGACGGGGACGACCTGATTTTCCAGATCACCGCCCTGTTTATTACGGACGTCGGCTTCGACTATATTGACCCCAATCCCATGGGGAGTAAGCTCACCGAGTTCTTCCAGACCGTGGAGAAGAAAAACTGGCTGGATATTGACGGTGTGACCTTCTCCGAGGGGGATACCTTCCTGACCCTCTCCACCTGCTGCCGGAAGTACGACAAGACCAACAGCGGCAATCAGCGGCTTGTGGTCATGGCAAAGCTGCTGCCGGAGGGGGCCACGGAACAGGCGTTCACCGTCAAGCTGGTGAAGAAGCCGGAAATGCCCTGAAAGAAATCAGAATACGACGATAATAGGACACCCATCCTTGCGGTACTGAAAAGCAGCGTATGGTATAGGGAAAACGGCGGCTGCTCTGTACGGGGCAGCCGTCGTTTTTGCTGTCCCAACATTTTTCAGATGAAAGGGACCTATGCGTATGACAGGAGAGCACAGGAGGTGCCGCTAATGCTGCGGCGACGAGCCACGCCGGGAGCATAGCCGGGCGATACCCGGACACCGTAGGATACCTATGCCCTCCGACAGCCGCCGACAATTTCCATACTGAACCGCACCGAAGCGCCCATGCAGGCTTTTATGCCTGTGTGGGCGCTTTTTGTCGTTCCCGGCACTTTTTCGCCGTGGGCTGCCGCTCCCCGCCGCCCTTCGTTCTGGAAGGAACATCCACCCGAACAGAACGAAAGGAGCGCAGCATGAGCCGCGAGAAAAATATTTTTGAGAAATTTCCGCAAAAATGGCCAAAAGGGGTGTTTGCAAGACGAGTAGGGGGTGAAAGGGGAAACAACGACCTGCCTTCCGGCGCGAAGGGAGGTGAGAAAATGGACCTCGACCGTCACGACGAACACAAGCAGCACGCCTTTGACAGCTTTTGCAAAAAGGTGATACGGTGCGAAGCCTACAACGCCTACCGCGCAATCGGGCGCCGGCAGGATCTTGAGATCCCGTTCAGCCAGTTGCCGGAGGAGGCGATGGAGGCACTTGCGACCTGGGACGTCTACCCCTGGGAATACACATCCTTCCCCGTGGGCGGCGACGTGATCCTCATTAAGGATGACCGGCTGGCCGACGCGCTGACCGCCCTGCCGCAGAGATTCCGGGATATCCTTCTGATGTACTGGTTCCTGGAGTTGGCAGACCGGGAGATCGGCGAGAGGCTGAGCCTGTCCCGGAGAACGGTCAACAACCGCAGGCAGCAGGCCTATGAGCTGCTGAAAAGGCTGATGGGAGGTGACGCGAATGAGTAAGCGCAGAACCGCGCGAAGCAGCCTGATCCCTTACCCGGTGATCGCCGCCGCCGTGCGGGGCGACCCGGAAGCCGTAAACCGTGTGCTGGACCACTATTCCGGCTACATAGCGGCACTGTCCATGCGTAGGGGCTGCAATCAGAACGGAAACCCCTGCTTTGCTGTGGACGAGGAGATCCGCCGTCGAATTGAGACGAAGCTGATCGTCGCCATCCTGAGTTTCGACCTGAACTGAACCCAGGCAGGCCTTAACCGTGCGCCCCCCTTTCCGCGCGGCTGAGCCCTTTGCTCCTTGACAAAGAAAGCCCGGCAAATCCCGGCGCAGCATAGAGCAGACGGATACATTCCCGTCTGTGCGGAGCCATACGGCCGGTGCGCCATGACCCTCCAACGGGGCGAGCGATATCCACCGGGACGCAAAGCGGGCAAGGCAGCCCGCGGGCCACGATGCACAGGCGGGGCGATACTCCCTTGCAGTCATAGTCCGGGCGTGCAGCCGTATTCAGGCGGTGAGGCGTCGCAGGCAATGAGCAGGGCCGCGCGAGAACCGTGCGGGGGGTGGGATTCCCGTGGAGCTGAAAAGCCATTCAGCCGTCCGTTTCTGCTGTTCTTTGTAAGCTATCAAAAAATGATTTGTTTTCAGACGATTAGAAAGGGGCTAACTATGCAAACGACCGTTTCATCCGAAAAGAAATACGCCCCGCCGAGGCGGAGCGAAAAACAGATCGGCAACACAACCTTTATCGTCAATTCCTTCTTTCGGGAAAAGGGCGATGAGGGTATTGCCGTAAAGCTGGAACGTC contains:
- a CDS encoding transposon-encoded TnpW family protein gives rise to the protein MQTTVSSEKKYAPPRRSEKQIGNTTFIVNSFFREKGDEGIAVKLERLMKADVQKEATT